The genomic stretch ACTCGGGTCACCTCTGCAGACCACCTCTGCAGGCCACCTCTGCAGTGTCACTAATCATTGCTGTCATTCGACctttttatgttttttattttttctttgttttgtttGTCATACTTTTCAACCAAAACATaacttttttcattttactCAAAATACTTTTTCACAACTTTTTTGTAAACAAATCCTAAAGACGAGAGAGGAAGGTGCTTTCCTAATAAAGAGAGTTTTGCGAACTGAATGGCGGGGGTGCCCACTATATTATCTCACAAGTACCCTTAATTTACGCTTTATATGACTCAATGCAAGACTATTTACGCCAATCCATGACTACTTCTGTTCTGACTACTTCTGTTTTGACTACTTATGTTTTGACTACTTCTGTCTGACTACTTCTGTCTGACTACTTCTGTCTGACTCACTACATATATTTGTTCTACACCCTTCAAGGTCCAAAATTGTTGAAAACTTTTGAGAAATTGTCAACACCGCCTGGGAAACCTTTGGGAAACAACCAAACAACATCTTCTCATGTCTGAAGGCCCTTTATATACCTCTTCGGACCACTCTTCTCCGAACATCGAGCCCTAACTTTGagtgaaaatttttcacatTCTTGCATGAAACAATGCCTCTAAGCCTCTAAGCCTCTAAGCCTCTAAGCCTTGCTGGTCTCTTACCCAATGCGCATACAACACCGCGAAAAACTCGTCAAATGGCGAAAAACTCGGTCAAAAACGGAAATGCCGAATGAAAAGTTTTCACCCTCGGAACTGTGTCAAAACGGAAATGCCcgaatgaaaaattttcaccACGCAACTGTTCCTCGTTCCGCGACGTTCCGCAGCACTTTTCATCGAACACAGTGTTCTTTTGATAAACGACGTAGTTTCATTTCCCTCCACAGTGTTCTTTTGATAAACGACGTAGTTTCATTTCCCTTCACAGTGTTCTTTTGATAAACGACGTAGTTTCATTTCCCTTCTCGTCCAAACCCAAACACACAACACCAGCAGCTCGGCAGTATATAATACCCCTGCTTGAGCCGGCGCGCCCTCCCACCTCCATGCCAGTACCTTGGTCCTTGGGTTTGCAGGTTTCGCAAAGCAGGTTTCTGCATGCATACCTCATGTCTCACCTGTACTCTTGCCTCTACATTCTGTTTCACCTGTACTCTTGTCTCCACATTCTCCCTTGTCTCACCTGTTACACCTGTCTTCCATTCTGTTTCACCTTGCCCTACCGTTTCACATTCCCTCTTGTCTACCTGTCTCACGTGCACCACCAAACCCTTTGCCGTCTCACCTGCCACCACACTTGCCGTCTCACGTGCACCACTAAACCCTTTGCCGTCTCACGTGCACCACTAAACCCTTTGCCGTCTCACGTGCACCACTAAACCCTTTGCCGTCTCACCTGCCACCACACTTGCCGTCTCCCCTCCCACCACACTTGCCGTCTCCCATCACCAAACCCTTTGCCGTCTCCCCTCCCACCACCAACACccttaaaaataaaaaataaaaaatctccCATCCACAACCCCCAACACTGACCACCGCCTAGCACCTCTGTCTAGGCACCTTGCCGTAGTCTTGCCCTAGTCTTGCCGTAGTCTTGCCGTAGTACTCCCCACTACCCCCCACCCACCCCAAGATTCGATCTCCCTTCCGCACACCGAGGCCGAAGGCCGAGGTGTGCCCAAAGGCGCAGCTATCAATGGCGGCCGGGCgtcatatttattttgacATCTTTGCCAAAACAAGAACAGACAAGTTCGACCAAGTCAAGCTCGACAAAGTCAAGCTCGACAAAGTCAATCTGCTATTCCCATCAAGACTCGCCACTCCGTGGCTCGTACTCGTGACTCGCACTCGCACTCGCAGCTCGCACACTCCAGCCCTCAGGAATGCGCTCGCAAATCAGACAACAAAGGCTTAATCTCAGCAGATCGTAACAACAAGGCTACTCTACTGCTTACAATACCCCGTTGTACACCCAAGTCGTATACAAGTGATTCATCCACACCCTCCATGACATTGCAATCCGCCGGCAAGCACGCAAGGCCTTTCCACCAAGCGCACCATCACCAGCCTGCTACGGCCCAGCGGCGCCACAAAGACGCCTTATTCGTATCCCTCTACGCAGTGTGCGGCAAACATCGTCGCTTTCTAGCATGGATTCTGACTTAGAGGCGTTCAGCCATAATCCAGCGGATGGTAGCTTCGCGGCAATGCCTACTCAGACAGCCGCAAAAACCAATTATCCGAATGAACTGTTCCTCTCGTACTAGGTTCAATTACTATTGCAACAACCCTCATCAGTAGGGTAAAACTAACCTGTCTCACGACGGTCTAAACCCAGCTCACGTTCCCTATTAGTGGGTGAACAATCCAACGCTTACCGAATTCTGCTTCGGTATGATAGGAAGAGCCGACATCGAAGAATCAAAAAGCAATGTCGCTATGAACGCTTGACTGCCACAAGCCAGTTATCCCTGTGGTAACTTTTCTGGCACCTCTAGCCTCAAACTCCGAGGGACTAAAGGATCGATAGGCCACACTTTCATGGTTTGTATTCACActgaaaatcaaaatcaagGGGGCTTTTACCCTTTTGTTCCACTGGAGATTTCTGTTCTCCATGAGCCCCCCTTAGGACATCTGCGTTATCATTTAACAGATGTGCCGCCCCAGCCAAACTCCCCACCTGACAATGTCTTCAACCCGGATCAGCCCCGAAGGACCTTCACGCTAGAACGTGGAAAATGAATTCCAGCTCCGCTTCATCGAATAAGTAAAGAAACTATAAAGGTAGTGGTATTTCACCGGCGCCGAAGCTCCCACTTATTCTACACCCTCTATGTCTCTTCACAATGTCAAACTAGAGTCAAGCTCAACAGGGTCTTCTTTCCCCGCTGATTCTGCCAAGCCCGTTCCCTTGGCTGTGGTTTCGCTAGATAGTAGATAGGGACAGTGGGAATCTCGTTAATCCATTCATGCGCGTCACTAATTAGATGACGAGGCATTTGGCTACCTTAAGAGAGTCATAGTTACTCCCGCCGTTTACCCGCGCttgtttgaatttcttcACTTTGACATTCAGAGCACTGGGCAGAAATCACATTGCGTCAACATCACTTTCTGACCATCGCAATGCTATGTTTTAATTAGACAGTCAGATTCCCCTTGTCCGTACCAGTTCTAAGTTGATCGTTAATCGCAGCGAGCGACGCCTCAAAAGAGACTACCGCACCCGTCTACCGCACACAAACACGCAGTCCACACAGCAGAGCAAGCCCCACCGCACAGTCCACCCGCTCGCACACAGCGTCTGACCACAGCCCTGCACTGCCCGACCCTTAGAGCCAATCCTTATCCCGAAGTTACGGATCTATTTTGCCGACTTCCCTTATCTACATTGTTCTATCAACTAGAGGCTGTTCACCTTGGAGACCTGCTGCGGTTATCAGTACGACCTAGCGTGAAAACTATTCCTTCCTGCGGATTTTCAAGGGCCGTCGTGGGCGCACCAGAGCAAGCACACTAGCTCGCCTCTTCCAGCCATAAAACCCCATCTCCGGATAATCCAATTCCAGGGTGATAAGCTGTtacaaagaaaagaaaactCCTCCCAGGGCCCACGCCGACGTCTCCGCACTCAGTTACGTTGCCGTGAAGAATCCATATCTAGGTTCCGGAATATTAACCGGATTCCCTTTCGATGGCAGCCTGCAAAAACCAGGCTCTTGAAACGGAGCTTCCCCATCTCTTAGGATCGACTAACCCACGTCCAACTGCTGTTGACGTGGAACCTTTCCCCACTTCAGTCTTCAAAGTTctcatttgaatatttgcTACTACCACCAAGATCTGCACTAGGGGCCGTTCGACCCTGCCTCACGGCATAGGCTTCCTCACTGACCCCCACGCCTGCCTACTCGTCAGCGCTTCATATCCACCCTGACGGCAGAGTATAGGTAACACGCTTGAGCGCCATCCATTTTCAGGGCTAGTTCATTCGGCCGGTGAGTTGTTACACACTCCTTAGCGGATTCCGACTTCCATGGCCACCGTCCGGCTGTCTGGATGAACTAACACCTTTTGTGGTGTCTGATGAGCGTGTATTCCGGCACCTTAACTCCGCGTTCGGTTCATCCCGCATCGCCAGTTCTGCTTACCAAAAATGGCCCACTAAAAGCTCTTCATTCAAATGTCCACGTTCAATAAAGTAACAAGGACTTCTTACATATTTAAAGTTTGAGAATAGGACAAGGTCATTTCGACCCTGGTACCTCTAATCATTCGCTTTACCTCATAAAACTGATACGAGCTTCTGCTATCCTGAGGGAAACTTCGGCAGGAACCAGCTACTAGATGGTTCGATTAGTCTTTCGCCCCTATACCCAAATTCGACGATCGATTTGCACGTCAGAACCGCTACGAGCCTCCACCAGAGTTTCCTCTGGCTTCACCCTATTCATCTTGTTATTCTGCTAATTCAGTCTTACCGTAATGCCATATCTTGATTTGTTGtggtaaattatattattatacttgATTCCCATTATTCAGTTTATTCAGTTTATCTTAGTCTGTTAGAGtctgataataataatgcatACCGCCAGGAATGAGAACAGTTAAATGTATAATTCAGTAATAGTTAAGTATACCACAactatttaaagaaatctTGCAACTGTTGTAATAAATGGTGTACAACAAAGATTAGTATAGTTTTTCTCTTTGTAAAGCAATCATGTTATAAACAGGAAAATAATGCTGAAATCCCATTGCAGTACTAATAAATACGAGAAGCTATTATTTACTCTGGGAAAACAAGATTTATGTGTCCTAAAATGaaactaaataaataaaatataaaatagtTATACATTCATATTTGATTTACACAGTTATCGCATTCAGTATAATTGCTACTAAAATAAATCGTTGTTTGGATCGTTCATATGagaatatgtatatataatcTCAAGCATGAAACATTACTATTTATAAGGAGCTTATTAAAATGCATTGTATGTATTTTAGAACGTTTATATTAACCACCATGAAGTTTAATGTGTGGTATTTACTTGATgttaaaacaaaacataCTAGCTCTAATGCAAAAtcttaatttaattaaagcCTGACGCAATTTTTTagattaaattttatcataAAAATGTGCTATTGGACCACTACACGATTTAAGACAATATAGCATCTACCTGCGTATGGCTTATTTATGGGAACagattattcaaaatgaaaCTCGCAACATTTTCTTTCTATAACTATTCGATAAGGATTTTTATCAGTGTGAATCAATTTCGTTTGTGAAGCAATTCTGCTACAACGCGAGTATTGTCATTTCCATTCTATTTATGCCTgttatctttaatatattgtCTTCTGTAATTCTGAGAATTCAATTATCCTGCCTTGCTAAAATGGCCCAACAACTGTCAGAATATTACATTACGAGTATCCAGCATTATAAGAGAGTCatagtaataatgaattttataCTATAATATAGTTTTAGATTGTTACCGAACAAATTGTacgtaaaaataaaaataaagtttcTTTGGCTTTATACAATACTGTTGTGTTTTTGTTACTACTTCAAGTCCTTATTATAGGCCTACTACTCTATGCATATCTTGTCTGGAATTTAATAgcaatattatttctgtTATTATTCTGGTATgcataatttttatatttaaaattgaacaCATCCTCTAATTCATCTGTTTACTTATAGCATCGAGTTTAACACGTATATTGGTGGAGTACATCcctttgataaaaattgtgTAAAAcctttaaatcaattatcaCTATGAAGAGGCACTTTCTCATGTCTCATAcgtatttatttttaatgtcAAGTAGATAGTTCTATCTGTCTAGCTTCAACGTTATAACTTTTAAAGTTCATGTTCATATTAGTCACAACTTAAGGTATCACGTATAATTATCTTATAGTTAAGCACTAATCCTgagttaatattttttcattcaatatttcatcaaataatcGACCATTTTTTATAGAGTATTCTTTTTAGGGTCTTTAAAATGCCAACGCTATTAACATTCTTGGCTGGCAGTATTTAGCATGTATTGGAACATATTTTTCTGTACAGAAGAATAAGATCTAAACGCTTCAACTATTTACAATAGTGAGACTGTGTATTGTCATCCCTCACTTTTTCATGGGAACACGAAACTTTCAAAATAACTATCTCGGACGCGTTGGTCATCGCCAAATCTTTAGCAAGGGGAAGAATGCAGTGGGAAACCCTGTTTTTACTACAGTAGAAAACCTAGTTTACCAAGGATAGATATTAAGCCTACTCAAGTTGAGCCTTAACCTATGCAAGAAACTGCCTTACTCTAATCATTTCTCCGAAGTTTACTGTTTTAATGGCAGCActcattaataattcaagtTAAGGCACCAGAAAAAGACTATTCCACGTATGATACTAcgataaaataaaaacaatctGAACATAAACACTGAAGAACTCTCCTACGCAACATCATAAGTATATTTACCCACTGAGTAAACGTTGTAAAAATGTAAtctaatattgaattttacATCATTACTCGCTAAACACAAGTTCATTATACATTGTTATACCTGCCTAATTACAAGTTCAGAACTCCAAAAAAGTATTGTTACATCATTAGTTGTACATAGAGCATATATATGATGTTCCATGTTAAAAGCTAgttcatcaaataaatttttactaTATGGTTATAGTATCACTGTAGTTTTTTAGCAATAAGCTTTTGTATTTATGGGATGTTTGGCTCCATTCACGGTTTATTAGCTACCATTCTCCAAATATGTTCCAACACACATCCAGCACACAACCATTTAGCTAGTGTTAAACGTTTCTATCAATATTGCTAATACTAAATAAGTAATTTCCACATTGCTATAAGAGATAAAAACTCTTTTTTTCCATCtcttttgattatttttcctACTAAATCCTACGCTATCTTTCCTCATTTTGATTGCATTAAATAATACCCTTATATCATAATGCAACTTTAACACTGATCTTCGAACGAATAGGACTAGGTaccacttttttttatctgaattatcaatataaaCTGTGTCACTTGActtgaaaattattaattttttataaacagTTCCTTCTAAAGGTCAGCTTTAGTAGGATCAATACTTGTGTCATTTCATTTGTCATGAAACGTAACTCCTTCGATTACTCTATATTTTGTGTAATTTACGTGCGAAATTAGTACTTTATCAGGCAGTGAAAATGTAgtttttggaatatttctttttgttgGAAAGCTACAATATTTATACAAAAAGAAGGGAATATACCCTTTAGGAATAAGAGAAGTGTaaaaactaaataaattttgcttataaaaatcattattaggTAATTCTTTCTGCGATAATTTGAGTATGCTAGTTAAAAGCTACGGAGTGCATTAAACAGAAGTATCAGAGTAAACTAACTAAAACTAAGTAAGTAGAAAATTTTAGTTATCGATGAGGATGAATTTATAGCttacttttaaaatacaatatGTTAATTGTAGACTTCTTTTGACAAGTACTGTGgtttatatatacttttaCATACTTTTTATTCCTACCCAAGAGGGTAAGAGGTTTCTTACTTACGAAACTACTGTATTacaaattcattttcaatatgtTCATGTCAGAGCTGTGGCATTATGTGTCATAAGTCGTGGATTTGTGTTAACAGCTAATAAAGCATGGATTTAGTCGTAATTGTGGCCTTACTACTAAAAACACCCAGGTGGTAATATTAAGGAAGCATTAGGATTTAATAGATTCCATTTTAGTATCAGACCATCAATTCGTTGATGGTGGATCTGTCCACTTTTTGGagtataaattaccacgaaaatatcccaaaagtttataactgttcattgtatatgctgtatatattatatattcccttTCGAAAGAAGCAAggagattttttataataatagtataataattattcaaacagattacttaactaagaattaaactatgagcaacaatattttgaacagttCTACCGCTGGCCAGTATTATACACCAATTTATGTATAAAGTTCATTAAGTtctatcattaaatttaatttgatttttaacTATGTAACTTGAGCTCgagaaaataaaagttaTCGGAAGTATAAGatgtattaatattagagtCCAACATTATttagagaataattctgtTGTTACTAGTAAAGTTATATTATAGAAACCTCCTCCCCTTCTAAGTaggaataaaatatataaaaataaatataagaaataCAAACTTATAAACGAATTTATGCAGGCTATTTATGCGTTTCAATTTTAGACGAAAAGAGCcaattcattttctatacctaatgaaaatattttcacttAGCTTACCTGTTTAGTGTATCatgataattataattagatatataatattatgacACATCATTTACTTCAATAGTTAATCTTATGACACATGAATTACCTAATTGGgattttattagtattattatttgtacaTCATACTCTTATATTATTCCTAAACTAGTAATTATTACTTGTTTACGCATAAAGAcctattatatttattaacattcattttcaacaaAAAGACTTATTTGACTAAAGTGAATTCAAGGCAAAAGCctgtaaattatttaaccagaactttattagaatattgATACTTTCTTTTGTATGGAGTAATATTCCTATTGCAATGGATATTTTTATGTTGTagatttttcattcaatttctaatattatcagAGGTGTTAGAAtgctttaaaatattgcaAATGTGAAATAGCTTAGTTCGTCCCTCTAGTAATTCTAACCTGTCAACCGATTGGATATGCACCCAAAATCCTCGCTATAAGATGAAACTTTCAGTACAAGATAGAAATTTGTGTTGAAGTTACTGTAATCTTTTTGGAGGATACatagaatattaataaGTTGTTGGATATATTGAAAACCTTATGAAAtactattttaaaatcagaTGTTTTACATATAACTAAGATAATGCATATACTGTATGGGTTAGTAGAAACAAAAATAGATACTAAGGATAAACTGGTCTTCGATATATGTTTAAGGTTAATATGAGATTACCTTGGAAGAGATTTAGTATGATGTCATTAGAATATAAggttaaataaaagattggCAAGCtcattcaaaattttactGTATTAAAGTATTCCATGAGAGAGGTGAGGTGAGATGTATCTCTGCATTAATTGTTGGTTTAAAAAAAGGGCGCTGATcagcaaaaaaaacacacattgaagaattaagtGAGTAAACATTTcgtatttaaaattaagatAGAGAATAGGGATACGgttagaattttttaatattttagagATAAAGGGAAAAAAGGAGGAATTGAGATAcaatttttgaaacttGAATATGTAGCTACTTATTTATTGTCCCAGGGTCTTATGTATCTTGAATGCTTAATTTTTAAGTTACCGCTGTATAAATCAATCgtacaaaaaaataactaaaTTCTTAATGATATCAATGCTCAATATTATCTcagaataaataatacagTTTTGTTAGATAATCAATAAGTATTTACAGTAGTATATAGCATAAAGtaatttattgtttaaaaaggtaaaaaacatctatatttaatagatCAGTTATACTAATTAGATATTAAGAAAGTATTTTAGACTGAGGTGATCAAGGAAATTATGCAAAAAGCCAATTTATTTCCCTTTAGTATCACCAGAATGAGCCTCACCATAGTTAGCACAGACCTTATAACTATAGTCCCTAATGCAATCTAAGGTTTTCCCTAAAACCACTTCTAGATCTTTTGTTGGGGTaaaatcttcttcaatatccTTTTGAGAATaaacatttaaaatatagtCTAAAATTCCTTTAATATTCACTACTTTCGATATTTCGTCTGCTTCACTATATGTGAAAACTAGTAAATCATTAAACGTTCCATTTTCTGGATCTTGTGATATAATATCCCAGAAAGCAATCGAATTGGGAGACATGACGTTATAGAAACTACATTCATAGGAAGTTGTATTCCAATCCAATACCTCTGTATTAAAGTCCATCGAAGGACCAATTAACTCTTGATGGTATATTCCTTTTTCTTCTACCAATAAATTTAACATCGGCCTATAGAACTTTTTGCCACAGCCACAATCATCTATATGTAGCTTTGAAAACCCTAACCAAATTTGTTTACCTGGAATCCTTGGAATAACCGAAGGTAAAGGGACAAATTGCGTACCTCCACGTACCCCACCAAAATTTGCTTTATCTGAAAGTTCTAGTGTTTTTTTGGAGAAGATCTTATTGCAACTACCATCATTCAAGGAgcattttaaaatttctaaagGCATAAAAGTGTAAATAAAGTGAATTGAACCACGCGATAATTCTGAGGAACTATCTTGATCTGTGAAGAATGGGGcccaatttttttctcgatttttcatttcatcattttgaatttcGAATTTAATTACTGTATCCACTGAACGATGTGGAAAATATCCATATAACCTTCTACTTCCTTGATCATgcatattaaatataacaatTGGTTCATCAGGctcattatttttacctGTCTTCAAAATGATTCTAGGATCTTCTGAACCTGAGAATCTCCCTTTCAATTTGTAGTCTATATTATAAACCGTTGGATAAgtaacaaaatatttgtcCAATATGCGCTCTTTTGTCTTTTggtttttcaaaagattattattttgttctaTGATACATTTATCATATTCAGTTGGTGATTTGATAAGTTGGTTACAAAAGTCTGGGGATAACCCCAATTCggtatcaattttttctaactCTTTTTCTACATTTTTTGGCATCTTAAAATCTAGTTTTGGAATGcgtttattatataattcattCCAATTTCTATCAAATGCCTGTGCACGAATAACCGAAACATCAGGACCTTCTTTCTTACCTTGATAAGAATACATTAGTCTAGTAACAGTTATATAACATTGTTCCTTTTCCAACCAAACGCTAGATGAACCAAATCTGTACCAATTCGACCTAACAATATCGCTCTCATCTCTAcctttttcattatcattaaccACTGCTTTGGATAGGTCATTGTTTttactaataatttcttgtcTTAAAGAGACTAAGTCATCAGATATGATTTTTCTTTCGGAAGAATATAAAACCTTCGAAGGATAAGCCAAATCTTCACAAGTTACTATAGATCCATAATAACTAGAGAACATCATTTCCATATCTTTAACGGCAACTGGTCTACCATCTTTcgataataaatcttttgaattaacATCTGATTTTTTAGAAgctattaaattttttacatttaaatttgttatGAACCCAGTGAACTTAAATTCATCGTAATTTgcaatatcatcatcttgTGGGATtggaaatttattaataggTCTTCCCAATAAAATGTTAGTAAGATCTAATTTCGATAGCTCTTTTTTGgaatgtatttttttattttggaaaCCTAAATAGCTTGTAGTTTGTTGCCAAGAAGACGTTATTAGAGAGTCTTGGTTTATATTTGAACTATCGTTTGTATTAAGAATCAATATTGATGCAATAATTGAagatagtaataatataattataaatttgaatctaAAATACATAATTCTCCTTATGTAAATGGATCTTGTTATTTGATGTATTTTTGAAGGCATATTAGGGAACAGTATtagaaattataaaaaaggAGCTATGTTAATGGGTAAAGTACCGTTAAGGATATGCTTATTTATTTGGTGATTAACGGCACAATGgctttttttgtttcagAAGAGTAAAATTCTTACTTATATATAACCAATGAGAATCAGTCAAATGATATGATAAGAGGGAAATTTCCTGttttagaatatatttgtttattttattcaactATTAAGCAAAACTTTGCATCCTTGTCTATATCTACTTGACCTGATACATAAAAGTGGAAGCATATCTAATTTAACGTAGGTATTTTGCCCATCAACAACATTACTTCTCTAGGTCATAATAGTCATAGAGGTTCGATCTACAGAATTATGAATAATTATGGATATTGTTTATAGtctatattttattttattagcCCATGCTACATGTTACCTAACCCACAGGTACCAGATAAAGGCCCATGCTGTTATAGTAAGTTATTAATCTTTAAAGGAAAAGATGACATGATTTTGAAAGTAAGGAACAAGTGCACAAATATGGTATTATTGATACTTTACCTACTAGGcttgaaataaattttatggATTTTACTAACCTAAATTGTAGAGAAATAAGTGTTTAATGATATTGTCAGCTGGTAAATGCATTCAAcaaattacaattttacCCAGAGATGCATTCTTTTGTACAtgtaagaaaaataatttaaagcaGGTAGTCAGTGGAATGCTATAGACAACACAAGATTTCGTAAGCAAAAGGATAAAATCCAAGGATACATTTCATCAATTACCAATTGGTTCATATGTCGTGAACTTTCCTGTATATTTGAAgtcgaaaaaaaaaataagacCTCCTATACTTGctcaaatatttgaatgtAGTAAAACACAATAGATCCACATATACGAATCCAGTTTTCTTAGTatatagaataaaaatatctacCCGTGTTAATTCCTAATCCGTAGTATGTTTCCTGTGGGAATAATACAGTGGActtcatcaaatattaCTTTTCATATTTTCGCTCTAGTAATCCTTGATTTAACCTTGATCCTGATACTTTTTAGATTTCGAAAGTAGTCGATCGCCATTCTTCGTTATGAACCTTGCTCACAATGCCATTCCTGAATAAGGTTATATCTGCCACTCCCTTTGACGTTTTCGGAAATGTATTTCCTAAAGCGGATACAAGGATCGCTTCATTAGAAAgctta from Henningerozyma blattae CBS 6284 chromosome 4, complete genome encodes the following:
- the TBLA0D00120 gene encoding uncharacterized protein, producing the protein MPSKIHQITRSIYIRRIMYFRFKFIIILLLSSIIASILILNTNDSSNINQDSLITSSWQQTTSYLGFQNKKIHSKKELSKLDLTNILLGRPINKFPIPQDDDIANYDEFKFTGFITNLNVKNLIASKKSDVNSKDLLSKDGRPVAVKDMEMMFSSYYGSIVTCEDLAYPSKVLYSSERKIISDDLVSLRQEIISKNNDLSKAVVNDNEKGRDESDIVRSNWYRFGSSSVWLEKEQCYITVTRLMYSYQGKKEGPDVSVIRAQAFDRNWNELYNKRIPKLDFKMPKNVEKELEKIDTELGLSPDFCNQLIKSPTEYDKCIIEQNNNLLKNQKTKERILDKYFVTYPTVYNIDYKLKGRFSGSEDPRIILKTGKNNEPDEPIVIFNMHDQGSRRLYGYFPHRSVDTVIKFEIQNDEMKNREKNWAPFFTDQDSSSELSRGSIHFIYTFMPLEILKCSLNDGSCNKIFSKKTLELSDKANFGGVRGGTQFVPLPSVIPRIPGKQIWLGFSKLHIDDCGCGKKFYRPMLNLLVEEKGIYHQELIGPSMDFNTEVLDWNTTSYECSFYNVMSPNSIAFWDIISQDPENGTFNDLLVFTYSEADEISKVVNIKGILDYILNVYSQKDIEEDFTPTKDLEVVLGKTLDCIRDYSYKVCANYGEAHSGDTKGK